One region of Rhodocaloribacter litoris genomic DNA includes:
- a CDS encoding isochorismatase, whose translation MAIESLPLPPFYDPEAVGTVYRVPYQQRAGEARAWAVEHGIRPAREDAFRLGLVLIDVQNTFCLPGFELYVGGATGQAAVEDNRRLCAFIYRNLHRITAVLATLDTHRAAQIFHPVFLVDDEGRHPAPFTVVTVEEVASGRWRFNAALAGRLGLTPEAGQRHLEHYVRTLAERGKYALTVWPYHAMLGGIGHALVPAVEEAVFFHTVARHSPPELLVKGTHPLTEHYSALRPEVNTDPDGRRLVEPNDALFEMVRTFDAVVIAGQAKSHCVAWTVQDLLDDLRAHDPSLAHRVYLLEDCTSPIVAPGADFTEAADAAFARFAEAGMHVVRSTDPPDTWPGFPAAFGKESVSHA comes from the coding sequence ATGGCTATCGAATCCCTGCCCCTACCGCCGTTTTACGACCCGGAGGCCGTCGGGACGGTCTACCGGGTGCCGTACCAGCAGCGGGCCGGCGAGGCACGGGCCTGGGCCGTGGAGCACGGCATCCGTCCGGCCCGTGAGGACGCCTTCCGCCTGGGGCTGGTCCTGATCGACGTGCAGAACACCTTCTGCCTGCCCGGCTTCGAACTCTATGTGGGCGGTGCCACGGGCCAGGCCGCCGTAGAGGACAACCGCCGGCTGTGCGCGTTCATCTATCGCAACCTCCACCGCATCACCGCCGTCCTGGCCACGCTGGACACCCACCGGGCCGCCCAGATCTTCCACCCGGTGTTCCTGGTCGATGACGAAGGGCGGCACCCGGCGCCGTTCACCGTGGTGACCGTCGAGGAGGTGGCGTCGGGGCGATGGCGGTTCAACGCGGCGCTGGCCGGCCGGCTTGGCCTGACGCCCGAAGCCGGGCAGCGCCACCTGGAGCATTACGTCCGCACCCTGGCCGAGCGGGGCAAGTACGCGCTGACGGTCTGGCCGTACCATGCCATGCTCGGCGGCATCGGGCATGCCCTGGTGCCGGCCGTGGAGGAGGCCGTCTTCTTCCACACCGTTGCCCGGCACAGCCCGCCGGAGCTGCTCGTCAAGGGCACGCACCCGCTGACGGAGCACTACTCCGCCCTGCGGCCCGAAGTGAACACGGACCCCGACGGCCGCCGGCTCGTCGAGCCGAACGATGCGCTCTTCGAGATGGTGCGCACGTTCGACGCGGTCGTCATTGCCGGGCAGGCCAAGAGCCACTGCGTCGCCTGGACGGTGCAGGACCTGCTCGACGACCTCCGGGCGCACGACCCGTCGCTGGCGCACAGGGTGTACCTGCTCGAGGACTGCACCTCGCCCATCGTGGCGCCCGGCGCCGACTTCACCGAGGCCGCCGATGCGGCCTTTGCCCGGTTCGCCGAAGCCGGGATGCACGTCGTCCGTTCCACCGACCCGCCGGACACCTGGCCGGGCTTCCCCGCCGCTTTCGGAAAAGAATCCGTCTCCCATGCATGA
- a CDS encoding nicotinate phosphoribosyltransferase → MHDSTTNAHWVDDAGAALFTDLYQLTMLQAYFREGMDEEAVFDLFVRRLRHRNFLLACGLDTVLHYLETLRFTPEALDYLASLGLFGNDFLTYLADFRFTGDVYAVPEGTPVFAGEPLLEVVAPIGQAQLVETFLLNQITFQTGVASKAVRVVQAAAGRTVVDFGMRRMHGADAALKAARAYHIAGVQATSNVLAGHAYGLRVTGTMAHSYIEAHRDEGDAFRAFARLYPGTTLLVDTYDTLEGVRRVIRLAREQGEAFRVKAIRLDSGDLAALARAARRLLDEAGLHHVQIFASGSLDEYAIADLVAAGAPIDGFGVGTRMGTMADQPYLDSAYKLAGYAGKPRMKLSTDKANLPGRKQVYRLFERDTAVRDVIATAEEAHEGTPLLLCVMRGGRRTEAGRRTLDEARRHAERELARLPARLLTLDEAEPPYPVELSPTLQERAETVRRRLEARHVAAAG, encoded by the coding sequence ATGCATGATTCCACGACGAACGCCCACTGGGTCGACGACGCCGGCGCGGCCCTCTTCACCGACCTCTACCAGCTCACCATGCTCCAGGCCTACTTCCGGGAGGGCATGGACGAGGAGGCCGTCTTCGACCTGTTCGTGCGCCGGCTCCGGCACCGCAACTTCCTGCTGGCCTGCGGGCTCGATACGGTGCTTCACTACCTGGAGACACTCCGCTTCACGCCGGAGGCACTCGACTACCTTGCCTCGCTCGGCCTGTTCGGAAACGACTTCCTGACCTACCTGGCCGACTTCCGCTTCACGGGCGACGTGTATGCCGTGCCCGAGGGCACGCCCGTCTTTGCCGGCGAGCCCCTCCTGGAGGTCGTCGCGCCGATCGGGCAGGCCCAGCTCGTCGAGACGTTCCTGCTCAACCAGATCACCTTCCAGACGGGGGTCGCGTCGAAGGCGGTGCGGGTGGTGCAGGCGGCGGCCGGCCGCACCGTGGTCGACTTCGGGATGCGGCGCATGCACGGCGCGGATGCGGCCCTGAAGGCGGCGCGGGCCTACCACATCGCCGGTGTGCAGGCGACGTCGAACGTGCTGGCCGGGCACGCCTACGGCCTGCGCGTCACCGGCACGATGGCGCACAGCTACATCGAGGCACACCGGGACGAAGGCGATGCCTTCCGCGCCTTCGCCCGCCTCTACCCCGGCACCACGCTGCTGGTGGACACCTACGACACGCTCGAAGGGGTGCGGCGCGTCATCCGGCTGGCCCGCGAGCAGGGCGAGGCGTTCCGCGTGAAGGCCATCCGCCTCGACTCGGGCGACCTGGCCGCCCTGGCCCGCGCCGCACGCCGCCTCCTCGACGAGGCCGGCCTGCACCACGTGCAGATCTTCGCCAGCGGCAGCCTGGACGAGTACGCCATCGCGGACCTGGTGGCGGCCGGGGCCCCCATCGACGGCTTCGGCGTCGGCACCCGCATGGGCACCATGGCCGACCAGCCCTACCTGGACAGCGCCTACAAGCTCGCCGGCTATGCCGGGAAGCCCCGCATGAAGCTCTCCACCGACAAGGCCAACCTGCCGGGGCGCAAGCAGGTCTACCGCCTGTTCGAACGGGACACGGCCGTGCGGGACGTCATCGCCACCGCAGAAGAAGCGCACGAAGGGACGCCCCTGCTCTTGTGCGTCATGCGGGGCGGGCGACGCACCGAAGCCGGCCGGCGCACCCTCGACGAGGCCCGCCGGCACGCCGAGCGCGAACTGGCCCGCCTGCCTGCCCGCCTGCTCACCCTCGACGAAGCCGAGCCGCCCTATCCGGTCGAACTCAGCCCGACCCTGCAGGAACGCGCCGAGACGGTCCGCCGCCGACTCGAAGCCCGGCACGTCGCGGCGGCGGGCTGA
- a CDS encoding YqgE/AlgH family protein, translating into MTQPESRPTTGTLLIAPPLMEDPNFRRTVVLLCEHGEEGSFGLILNRPLTLHLQDVLDDVLDYDTPLSLGGPVQPNTLHFLHRFGERIPGAVPVLEDVYWGGDFEALKHLLTGERVTGEALRFFLGYAGWSPGQLEEEIEQGGWFLSPASGDVVFAEVPERLWRAVLRRKGGEYAILANFPDDPRLN; encoded by the coding sequence ATGACCCAGCCCGAGAGCCGGCCCACGACCGGTACGCTCCTGATCGCGCCGCCCCTGATGGAAGATCCCAACTTCCGGCGAACGGTGGTCCTGCTGTGCGAGCATGGCGAGGAAGGCTCCTTCGGGCTGATCCTGAACCGGCCCCTGACCCTGCACCTGCAAGACGTCCTCGACGACGTGCTGGACTATGATACCCCGCTTTCCCTCGGGGGGCCGGTGCAGCCGAACACCCTGCACTTTCTCCATCGCTTCGGCGAACGCATTCCCGGAGCCGTTCCGGTCCTGGAGGACGTCTACTGGGGCGGTGACTTCGAAGCGCTGAAACACCTGTTGACGGGGGAACGCGTCACGGGCGAGGCCCTGCGCTTTTTTCTCGGCTACGCCGGGTGGTCCCCCGGCCAGCTCGAAGAGGAGATCGAGCAGGGCGGATGGTTCCTGAGCCCGGCCTCCGGCGACGTCGTCTTCGCGGAGGTTCCCGAACGGTTGTGGCGCGCCGTGTTGCGCCGCAAGGGAGGCGAGTATGCGATCCTGGCCAACTTCCCGGACGACCCGCGCCTGAACTGA